The nucleotide window GCTCGGTGATCGGGTGCTCGACCTGGAGGCGGGTGTTGACCTCGAGGAACGCGAACAGCCGGTCGCCCGGGTGGTAGAGGAACTCGACGGTCGCCGCGCCGCGGTAGCCGACCGCGATGGCCAGCCGCTCGGCCGACGTCTTCAGCTCGGCGGCCTGCGCCGCGTCGAGCACCGGCGACGCCGACTCCTCGATGACCTTCTGGTTGCGTCGCTGCACCGAGCAGTCGCGGACGCCGAGCGCCCACGCGGTGCCCTGCCCGTCGGCGATCACCTGGACCTCGACGTGCCGGGCCCCGGTGACCAGGCGCTCCAGGAACACGATGCCGCTGCCGAACGCCCGTGCCGCCTCCTGGCTGGTGCGCTCGTACGCGTCGACCAGCTCGGCTTCGTTCCTGATCACGCGGATGCCGCGCCCGCCGCCGCCCGCTGTCGCCTTCAGCATCAGCGGGTAGCCGACCTCGGCCGCCGAGGCCCTGGCGGCGTCCAGGGTTTCGACGGCGCCGCGGCTCCACGGCGCGACCGGCACGCCGACCTTCTCGGCGATCAGCTTCGAGCCGATCTTGTCGCCAAGTTGGCGCATGGCGTCCGGGCTCGGCCCGACGAAGGTGACGCCGATCTTCTCGCACAGCTCCGCGAACGCCGGATCCTCGGCGACGAAGCCCCAGCCGACCCACGCGGCGTCGGCCCCGGTCTCGGTCAGGGCGCGCTCCAGCACCGCCAGGTTGAGGTACGGGCGGGCGGATGCCGGGCCGAGATCGTAGGCGATGTCCGCTTCGCGGACGAATGTGGCGTTGCGGTCGACATCGGTGTAGAGAGCCACGGTTTCAAGCTGGATGCCGGTCTCCGCGGCCAGCTCGCGGACCGCGTGGATGAGCCGCATGGCGGCTTCACCACGGTTGACGATGGCGACACGGTTGAACACCCGAAAAACCCCTTAGCTAGACCTCGACCTGCGTGCCGCGAGACGACGGCTCCCAGCAGTGATCACCTTTCCGCGTGGCGGCGGCCAGCGCTATGGCGCAACCACCGAACCCACCGTCCCTCAGTTGTAGGAAGTGCACAAAACTTTTTGGCGCCCCCGGGGGCGGCGCCGCTCCGGCAGTTGATCAAGACGGTGCGGGCGGTTCACGTCCGCAGCCTTCCGCGTTCACCCCCGGGTGATCGGCTGGCCAGGTAGATCATCGCTGGTCCGGTCAAGCGCCGGCCCGGCTCGACCATCCCGGCCCAGGCCAGGAACGCATCAGGAAGGGAGCGGCAATGAGGTCACCGCACCTCGTACGCCCACGTCTGGCGCTGCTGCTCGCGGCGGGGCTGACCACGCTCGTGGCACCGGCCGGCGTCGCCCACGCCGCGACCGTCACGGTACCCGCGACCGACAGCCCGATCACCATCACCTCGACCGAGCAACTCGCCCCGGGCGTCACCTACGGCTCGTTCGAGGTGACCACGCCCCGGGGCGTCACCGTCGGTTACCTGCTCACGGCCGACCTCAAGAAGAACAAGGTCTCCCTGGACCTGCTGCACCCCGACGCGGTGGCGCAGCGCACTGTCGTCTCGGCGATGACGAACGAGCAGGGTGCCGTCGCCGGCGTCAACGGCGACTTCTTCAACAACAGTGAGACGCACGTCGGCGTCACCCCGACCTACTCGTCGTCCGGTCCCGAGATCGCCGACGGCGAGGAGCTGAAGTTCGCGGTACCGACCGCTCAGCGTTTCGGCCCCGGCCTCGCCCCCGGCACCTCGACCCAGGACGTGTTCGGCGTCGGCGTGAACGGCAAGGCGCGCGTCGACACCCTGAGCCTCGACGGCGAGGTGCGCAGCAGGAAGGGCACGATCGCGCTGGGCGGCCTCAACCAGTACGCGCTGCCGGTGGACGGCGTCGGCCTGTTCACCGCCGACTGGGGGACCGCCTCCCGGGTCCGGTCCACCTGCGGCACCGACACGAACCGCAGCGACCCGTGCAGCACCCACACCTACGAGGTGACCGTCCGTGACGGCGTGGTGACCACCGTGGGCCAGACGCCCGGTGCGGGAGCGATCCCGGCCGACACCCAGGTGCTGGTCGGCCGGGAAAGCGGCGCGGACGCGCTCGACGACCTCGCCGTCGGCGACCGGGTGCAGGTGCGCGAGAAGCTCGTCTCCGCCGGCAAGCCGAAGCTGACCTTCGCGGTCGGTGGCGCGCCGATCCTGCGCGACGGTGCGCCGCTGGCCGGCCTGGACGCCAAGACCGCCGCGGTACGCAGCGCGGCCGGTGTCAGCCCCGACGGGCGGACCGTGTACCTGGTCGCCCTGGCCGGCCGCGCCCCGGCCAGCGCCGGGTTCACGATCGCCGAACTGGCCGACCTGATGCGCTCGCTCGGCGCGGACGCCGCCGTGAACCTCGACGGCGGCGGCTCGAGCACTGTCGCCGTCCGCGAGCCGGGCCAGGCCGCAGCCACCGCCCGCAACAGCCCATCCGACGGTACGGAGCGAATGGTCGCCAACGGCATCGGGATCTTCCTGGGCAGACACTGATCGGTGCACGCCGCTCCACTTCGCCCCGCCCGGCACTGCCGGACGGGGCGAAGCCGCGTACCGCGCGCAGGGGCGATCCGCTCGCGCCCGAGACTGTCACTCTCGGTCGGACAATGAGGTCGACCGAGAGGATCCGATGACAGTTCTCGACAGCCGGGCGCTCAACCGCGCGACGCTCGCACGGCAGTTGCTGCTCGACCGCGCCGACCTGCCGGCGCTCGATGCCGTCGCCCACCTGGGTGGCCTACAGGCCCAGGAGCCGCAGGAGCCGTTCGTCGGGCTGTGGTCGCGGCTGCGCGCGTTCGACTCGGCGGTGCTCTCGACCCTGCTGACCCAGCGACACGTGGTGCGTACCCACCTCATGCGCCGCACCGTCCACCTGCTCGTCGCCGCCGACGTCGTGGCCTGGCGCGCCCGGCACGACGCCATGCTGCGCCAACGCGTGCTCGGGGTCTACCGCAGCGAGCTCGACGGGGTGGACCTCGACGATCTCGCCGTTGCCGCGCGGGCGGTGGTGGCCGACGGTGAGCCCCGCTCGATGCCCGAGATCGGGCGGGCGCTCGGCGAGCGCTGGCCGACGCCGGGGCCGCGGGTGCTGGGCGAGATCGCTGTCGCGCTGCTCCCGATGACACAGGTGCCGCCGCGCGGGGTGTGGCGGGCGAAGGCGGGCGCACGCTACGTCCTGCTCTCCGCGTGGCTCGACCGGGAGATCGCCCCGCCGGCCGCGGAGGGCGCCGATCCGGTCGGCCAGTTGCTCGTACGCCGCTATCTCGCCGCGTTCGGCCCGGCGACCACGGCCGACCTGCGGGCCTGGTGCGGCCTCGCCGGGCTGCCG belongs to Micromonospora ureilytica and includes:
- a CDS encoding phosphodiester glycosidase family protein — its product is MRSPHLVRPRLALLLAAGLTTLVAPAGVAHAATVTVPATDSPITITSTEQLAPGVTYGSFEVTTPRGVTVGYLLTADLKKNKVSLDLLHPDAVAQRTVVSAMTNEQGAVAGVNGDFFNNSETHVGVTPTYSSSGPEIADGEELKFAVPTAQRFGPGLAPGTSTQDVFGVGVNGKARVDTLSLDGEVRSRKGTIALGGLNQYALPVDGVGLFTADWGTASRVRSTCGTDTNRSDPCSTHTYEVTVRDGVVTTVGQTPGAGAIPADTQVLVGRESGADALDDLAVGDRVQVREKLVSAGKPKLTFAVGGAPILRDGAPLAGLDAKTAAVRSAAGVSPDGRTVYLVALAGRAPASAGFTIAELADLMRSLGADAAVNLDGGGSSTVAVREPGQAAATARNSPSDGTERMVANGIGIFLGRH
- a CDS encoding winged helix DNA-binding domain-containing protein; the encoded protein is MTVLDSRALNRATLARQLLLDRADLPALDAVAHLGGLQAQEPQEPFVGLWSRLRAFDSAVLSTLLTQRHVVRTHLMRRTVHLLVAADVVAWRARHDAMLRQRVLGVYRSELDGVDLDDLAVAARAVVADGEPRSMPEIGRALGERWPTPGPRVLGEIAVALLPMTQVPPRGVWRAKAGARYVLLSAWLDREIAPPAAEGADPVGQLLVRRYLAAFGPATTADLRAWCGLAGLPAAVAALRDELVTLRDERGRKLIDLPDAPRPDPETPAPVRFLPAFDNAILGYDDRSRIIDDAHRGLSVAGERVVLVDGRVAATWTVESGTVTVSPLRGFSAADRAAVTEQGQALASFLSDNESDRVRVESSPR